The Sporosarcina ureae genomic sequence TGTTTGGAGGGAGGGACAAGAGATATGACTAAGACAGTCGTTCGCAAAAATGAATCACTTGAAGACGCTCTTCGCCGCTTCAAACGTACTGTATCCAAGAGTGGTACAATACA encodes the following:
- the rpsU gene encoding 30S ribosomal protein S21: MTKTVVRKNESLEDALRRFKRTVSKSGTIQESRKREFYDKPSVKRKKKSEAARKRKF